In Sphaeramia orbicularis chromosome 14, fSphaOr1.1, whole genome shotgun sequence, the following are encoded in one genomic region:
- the bbx gene encoding HMG box transcription factor BBX isoform X6, which yields MKGGGRGKEPPVAGEVAGKRPKRKCLQWHPLLSKKALDFSEEEEEEDEEELEKQPLLCDQDQGSQVQCGSTTEEVEEDSTEQRARRPMNAFLLFCKRHRSLVRQEHPRLDNRGATKILADWWAVLEPKEKQKYTDMAKEYKDAFMKANPGYKWCPTTSKPVKSPSCQPVSNPRKKVWSFTSNPSKDSTTAKKVPKPDNMPQLNFAMADPTKMGGLSMLLLAGEHALTNREIPSSTKPSLPDTASEGNSFPGDKEEILSGTIPKRVPDNTKIRVKSALSPLAESSLSAAPEGRPCRQSALFQLAEMCLASEAGKMDTVVSQPEDSCSTASLQQTTVKAETKEENANTDDSPPSSHTLAHLPSLSSCTSTSTDAIPPQLNSQNARVKKKSKKKDPTKSNDSEELACSPNKIMKKCNHAEIDTDSVFSTIEAVAKGVWKEPEEKAKKKMQSSPGGIGNSGLPKKKSKPKVKTSVKEPEPEEEMEEGTGQCGQQNSSDVEMKEEMTEASPKSEAEETSIGSTEIQECMAEPPQSPSYPSPTKLKEEDKGKERLSEVESITESRGSRKSERSCKGALYKTLVSEGMLTSLRANIDRGKRGALRASDHDATWSDDSWAVSQMGPNNPKKLKKSKSKDESSQGLGKLEEEFEKKFNSLPQYSPMTFDKKGTAIAKKKKADSPAAQEDMSKTGKAVVQSDSMLDSASKAKSCAPIATMCPDIQGTASMEMLVGSQKRKARKTKITHLVRTADGSVSPAEEDKTRDLIQEQDKKPLPQQNLCNEKGCYSNPRAEEAERSTVPQELPAFFSLAALAEVAAMENVHRGQRGLAETQKKELAQTPVLISCADQ from the exons ATGAAGGGTGGAGGAAGGGGAAAGGAGCCACCAGTTGCGGGAGAGGTCGCAGGCAAGCGCCCAAAACGCAAATGCCTGCAGTGGCACCCACTTCTCTCCAAAAAAGCTCTGGATTTCtctgaggaggaagaagaggaagatgaagaggagctGGAGAAG CAGCCGCTGCTGTGCGACCAGGACCAGGGGTCTCAGGTGCAATGTGGAAGCACAacagaggaagtggaggaggattCCACTGAACAGCGGGCTCGGCGGCCAATGAATGCCTTCCTCCTCTTCTGCAAGCGCCACCGCTCGCTGGTGCGGCAGGAACACCCTCGCCTGGATAACCGAGGGGCCACTAAGATCCTGGCTGACTGGTGGGCAGTGCTGGAGCCCAAGGAGAAACAGAAGTACACTGACATGGCCAAGGAG tacaaagaTGCCTTTATGAAGGCAAACCCGGGCTACAAGTGGTGTCCCACCACCAGCAAACCGGTAAAAAGCCCATCCTGTCAGCCAGTCAGCAACCCTCGCAAAAAAGTTTGGTCCTTCACTTCCAACCCATCCAAGGACTCGACCACTGCCAAAAAAGTGCCCAAACCTGACAACATGCCGCAGTTAAACTTTGCTATGGCAG ATCCTACAAAGATGGGAGGCCTGAGCATGCTGCTGTTGGCTGGAGAACATGCCCTCACAAACAGAGAG ATCCCTTCCAGCACTAAACCTAGTTTACCTGACACAGCCAGTGAAGGGAACTCCTTTCCAGGGGACAAGGAAGAG ATATTGTCTGGGACAATACCGAAGAGAGTGCCTGACAATACTAAAATCAGGGTCAAGTCTGCCCTTTCTCCACTGGCAGAG TCATCTTTGTCTGCGGCACCAGAAGGAAGACCATGCAGACAGTCCGCTCTCTTCCAGCTTGCTGAG ATGTGTTTAGCCTCTGAAGCCGGGAAGATGGACACAGTCGTCTCTCAGCCAGAGGACAGCTGCTCTACAGCCTCCCTCCAGCAAACCACAGTCAAGGCAGAGACCAAGGAGGAGAACGCAAACACTGACGACAGCCCTCCCTCCTCGCACACACTGGCTCACCTACCTTCGCTCTCCTCTTGTACTTCTACCTCCACTGATGCCATTCCCCCACAACTTAACAGCCAAAACGCACGTGTCAAAAAGAAGAGCAAGAAAAAAGATCCGACTAAGTCTAATGATTCCGAGGAGCTGGCTTGCTCACCAAATAAGATCATGAAAAAGTGTAATCATGCAGAAATAGATACAGACAGTGTCTTCAGTACTATTGAGGCGGTGGCCAAAGGGGTCTGGAAGGAACCTGAGGAGAAAGCAAAGAAGAAGATGCAGAGCAGCCCTGGTGGCATTGGAAACTCTGGTTTACCCAAAAAGAAGAGCAAGCCCAAAGTGAAGACCTCTGTCAAAGAACCTGAACCTGAAGAGGAAATGGAAGAAGGCACTGGGCAGTGTGGTCAACAAAACTCCTCTGATGTGGAAATGAAGGAAGAAATGACCGAGGCTAGCCCTAAGTCCGAGGCAGAAGAAACAAGTATAGGAAGCACAGAGATTCAGGAGTGTATGGCTGAACCTCCTCAGTCCCCCAGTTACCCCTCACCTACTAAACTCAAAGAGGAGGACAAGGGGAAGGAGAGGCTGAGCGAGGTGGAGTCCATCACAGAGAGCCGGGGGTCCAGGAAATCAGAGAGGAGCTGCAAAGGAGCCTTGTACAAAACGCTGGTCTCTGAGGGAATGCTCACTTCTCTGAGAGCCAACATCGACCGAG GTAAAAGAGGTGCTTTACGTGCTTCGGATCATGACGCGACCTGGAGTGATGACAGCTGGGCAGTTTCTCAGATGGGACCTAATAACCCCAAGAAGCTGAAAAAGTCCAAGTCCAAAGACGAGTCTTCGCAAGG CCTGGGGAAACTCGAGGAGGAGTTTGAGAAGAAGTTTAACAGCCTGCCACAGTACAGCCCCATGACGTTTGACAAGAAGGGCACAGCCATCGCAAAGAAGAAGAAAGCTGACAGCCCTGCAGCCCAGGAGGACATGTCTAAAACTGGCAAAG CGGTGGTACAAAGTGACTCCATGCTGGACTCAGCTTCAAAAGCCAAATCTTGTGCCCCTATTGCCACGATGTGCCCCGACATCCAGGGCACCGCTAGTATGGAGATGTTAGTTGGTAGCCAGAAGAGGAAGGCTAGGAAGACCAAGATCACACACTTGGTGCGCACAGCTGACGGCAGTGTGTCTCCAGCTGAGG agGACAAAACTAGGGACCTGATCCAGGAACAGGATAAGAAGCCATTACCCCAACAGAATTTATGCAATGAAAAAGGGTGCTACAGTAATCCCAGAGCAGAGGAGGCAGAAAGGAGCACCGTACCACAAGAGCTGCCCGCTTTCTTCAGTTTGGCAGCACTCGCTGAGGTAGCAGCCATGGAAAACGTTCACAG AGGCCAGAGAGGCTTGGCTGAGACTCAGAAGAAAGAGCTTGCCCAGACTCCGGTCCTCATCTCCTGCGCTGATCAGTGA
- the bbx gene encoding HMG box transcription factor BBX isoform X3 has product MKGGGRGKEPPVAGEVAGKRPKRKCLQWHPLLSKKALDFSEEEEEEDEEELEKQPLLCDQDQGSQVQCGSTTEEVEEDSTEQRARRPMNAFLLFCKRHRSLVRQEHPRLDNRGATKILADWWAVLEPKEKQKYTDMAKEYKDAFMKANPGYKWCPTTSKPVKSPSCQPVSNPRKKVWSFTSNPSKDSTTAKKVPKPDNMPQLNFAMADPTKMGGLSMLLLAGEHALTNREIPSSTKPSLPDTASEGNSFPGDKEEILSGTIPKRVPDNTKIRVKSALSPLAESSLSAAPEGRPCRQSALFQLAEMCLASEAGKMDTVVSQPEDSCSTASLQQTTVKAETKEENANTDDSPPSSHTLAHLPSLSSCTSTSTDAIPPQLNSQNARVKKKSKKKDPTKSNDSEELACSPNKIMKKCNHAEIDTDSVFSTIEAVAKGVWKEPEEKAKKKMQSSPGGIGNSGLPKKKSKPKVKTSVKEPEPEEEMEEGTGQCGQQNSSDVEMKEEMTEASPKSEAEETSIGSTEIQECMAEPPQSPSYPSPTKLKEEDKGKERLSEVESITESRGSRKSERSCKGALYKTLVSEGMLTSLRANIDRGKRGALRASDHDATWSDDSWAVSQMGPNNPKKLKKSKSKDESSQGLGKLEEEFEKKFNSLPQYSPMTFDKKGTAIAKKKKADSPAAQEDMSKTGKGSSPSQKKTSFHKIVRKHKHKKEKPGAVDKVVQSDSMLDSASKAKSCAPIATMCPDIQGTASMEMLVGSQKRKARKTKITHLVRTADGSVSPAEEDKTRDLIQEQDKKPLPQQNLCNEKGCYSNPRAEEAERSTVPQELPAFFSLAALAEVAAMENVHRGQRGLAETQKKELAQTPVLISCADQ; this is encoded by the exons ATGAAGGGTGGAGGAAGGGGAAAGGAGCCACCAGTTGCGGGAGAGGTCGCAGGCAAGCGCCCAAAACGCAAATGCCTGCAGTGGCACCCACTTCTCTCCAAAAAAGCTCTGGATTTCtctgaggaggaagaagaggaagatgaagaggagctGGAGAAG CAGCCGCTGCTGTGCGACCAGGACCAGGGGTCTCAGGTGCAATGTGGAAGCACAacagaggaagtggaggaggattCCACTGAACAGCGGGCTCGGCGGCCAATGAATGCCTTCCTCCTCTTCTGCAAGCGCCACCGCTCGCTGGTGCGGCAGGAACACCCTCGCCTGGATAACCGAGGGGCCACTAAGATCCTGGCTGACTGGTGGGCAGTGCTGGAGCCCAAGGAGAAACAGAAGTACACTGACATGGCCAAGGAG tacaaagaTGCCTTTATGAAGGCAAACCCGGGCTACAAGTGGTGTCCCACCACCAGCAAACCGGTAAAAAGCCCATCCTGTCAGCCAGTCAGCAACCCTCGCAAAAAAGTTTGGTCCTTCACTTCCAACCCATCCAAGGACTCGACCACTGCCAAAAAAGTGCCCAAACCTGACAACATGCCGCAGTTAAACTTTGCTATGGCAG ATCCTACAAAGATGGGAGGCCTGAGCATGCTGCTGTTGGCTGGAGAACATGCCCTCACAAACAGAGAG ATCCCTTCCAGCACTAAACCTAGTTTACCTGACACAGCCAGTGAAGGGAACTCCTTTCCAGGGGACAAGGAAGAG ATATTGTCTGGGACAATACCGAAGAGAGTGCCTGACAATACTAAAATCAGGGTCAAGTCTGCCCTTTCTCCACTGGCAGAG TCATCTTTGTCTGCGGCACCAGAAGGAAGACCATGCAGACAGTCCGCTCTCTTCCAGCTTGCTGAG ATGTGTTTAGCCTCTGAAGCCGGGAAGATGGACACAGTCGTCTCTCAGCCAGAGGACAGCTGCTCTACAGCCTCCCTCCAGCAAACCACAGTCAAGGCAGAGACCAAGGAGGAGAACGCAAACACTGACGACAGCCCTCCCTCCTCGCACACACTGGCTCACCTACCTTCGCTCTCCTCTTGTACTTCTACCTCCACTGATGCCATTCCCCCACAACTTAACAGCCAAAACGCACGTGTCAAAAAGAAGAGCAAGAAAAAAGATCCGACTAAGTCTAATGATTCCGAGGAGCTGGCTTGCTCACCAAATAAGATCATGAAAAAGTGTAATCATGCAGAAATAGATACAGACAGTGTCTTCAGTACTATTGAGGCGGTGGCCAAAGGGGTCTGGAAGGAACCTGAGGAGAAAGCAAAGAAGAAGATGCAGAGCAGCCCTGGTGGCATTGGAAACTCTGGTTTACCCAAAAAGAAGAGCAAGCCCAAAGTGAAGACCTCTGTCAAAGAACCTGAACCTGAAGAGGAAATGGAAGAAGGCACTGGGCAGTGTGGTCAACAAAACTCCTCTGATGTGGAAATGAAGGAAGAAATGACCGAGGCTAGCCCTAAGTCCGAGGCAGAAGAAACAAGTATAGGAAGCACAGAGATTCAGGAGTGTATGGCTGAACCTCCTCAGTCCCCCAGTTACCCCTCACCTACTAAACTCAAAGAGGAGGACAAGGGGAAGGAGAGGCTGAGCGAGGTGGAGTCCATCACAGAGAGCCGGGGGTCCAGGAAATCAGAGAGGAGCTGCAAAGGAGCCTTGTACAAAACGCTGGTCTCTGAGGGAATGCTCACTTCTCTGAGAGCCAACATCGACCGAG GTAAAAGAGGTGCTTTACGTGCTTCGGATCATGACGCGACCTGGAGTGATGACAGCTGGGCAGTTTCTCAGATGGGACCTAATAACCCCAAGAAGCTGAAAAAGTCCAAGTCCAAAGACGAGTCTTCGCAAGG CCTGGGGAAACTCGAGGAGGAGTTTGAGAAGAAGTTTAACAGCCTGCCACAGTACAGCCCCATGACGTTTGACAAGAAGGGCACAGCCATCGCAAAGAAGAAGAAAGCTGACAGCCCTGCAGCCCAGGAGGACATGTCTAAAACTGGCAAAG GGTCATCTCCATCTCAGAAAAAGACTTCATTCCACAAGATTGTTAGgaagcacaaacacaaaaaggagAAACCAGGTGCAGTGGACAAAG TGGTACAAAGTGACTCCATGCTGGACTCAGCTTCAAAAGCCAAATCTTGTGCCCCTATTGCCACGATGTGCCCCGACATCCAGGGCACCGCTAGTATGGAGATGTTAGTTGGTAGCCAGAAGAGGAAGGCTAGGAAGACCAAGATCACACACTTGGTGCGCACAGCTGACGGCAGTGTGTCTCCAGCTGAGG agGACAAAACTAGGGACCTGATCCAGGAACAGGATAAGAAGCCATTACCCCAACAGAATTTATGCAATGAAAAAGGGTGCTACAGTAATCCCAGAGCAGAGGAGGCAGAAAGGAGCACCGTACCACAAGAGCTGCCCGCTTTCTTCAGTTTGGCAGCACTCGCTGAGGTAGCAGCCATGGAAAACGTTCACAG AGGCCAGAGAGGCTTGGCTGAGACTCAGAAGAAAGAGCTTGCCCAGACTCCGGTCCTCATCTCCTGCGCTGATCAGTGA
- the bbx gene encoding HMG box transcription factor BBX isoform X2 produces MKGGGRGKEPPVAGEVAGKRPKRKCLQWHPLLSKKALDFSEEEEEEDEEELEKPLLCDQDQGSQVQCGSTTEEVEEDSTEQRARRPMNAFLLFCKRHRSLVRQEHPRLDNRGATKILADWWAVLEPKEKQKYTDMAKEYKDAFMKANPGYKWCPTTSKPVKSPSCQPVSNPRKKVWSFTSNPSKDSTTAKKVPKPDNMPQLNFAMADPTKMGGLSMLLLAGEHALTNREIPSSTKPSLPDTASEGNSFPGDKEEILSGTIPKRVPDNTKIRVKSALSPLAESSLSAAPEGRPCRQSALFQLAEMCLASEAGKMDTVVSQPEDSCSTASLQQTTVKAETKEENANTDDSPPSSHTLAHLPSLSSCTSTSTDAIPPQLNSQNARVKKKSKKKDPTKSNDSEELACSPNKIMKKCNHAEIDTDSVFSTIEAVAKGVWKEPEEKAKKKMQSSPGGIGNSGLPKKKSKPKVKTSVKEPEPEEEMEEGTGQCGQQNSSDVEMKEEMTEASPKSEAEETSIGSTEIQECMAEPPQSPSYPSPTKLKEEDKGKERLSEVESITESRGSRKSERSCKGALYKTLVSEGMLTSLRANIDRGKRGALRASDHDATWSDDSWAVSQMGPNNPKKLKKSKSKDESSQGLGKLEEEFEKKFNSLPQYSPMTFDKKGTAIAKKKKADSPAAQEDMSKTGKGSSPSQKKTSFHKIVRKHKHKKEKPGAVDKAVVQSDSMLDSASKAKSCAPIATMCPDIQGTASMEMLVGSQKRKARKTKITHLVRTADGSVSPAEEDKTRDLIQEQDKKPLPQQNLCNEKGCYSNPRAEEAERSTVPQELPAFFSLAALAEVAAMENVHRGQRGLAETQKKELAQTPVLISCADQ; encoded by the exons ATGAAGGGTGGAGGAAGGGGAAAGGAGCCACCAGTTGCGGGAGAGGTCGCAGGCAAGCGCCCAAAACGCAAATGCCTGCAGTGGCACCCACTTCTCTCCAAAAAAGCTCTGGATTTCtctgaggaggaagaagaggaagatgaagaggagctGGAGAAG CCGCTGCTGTGCGACCAGGACCAGGGGTCTCAGGTGCAATGTGGAAGCACAacagaggaagtggaggaggattCCACTGAACAGCGGGCTCGGCGGCCAATGAATGCCTTCCTCCTCTTCTGCAAGCGCCACCGCTCGCTGGTGCGGCAGGAACACCCTCGCCTGGATAACCGAGGGGCCACTAAGATCCTGGCTGACTGGTGGGCAGTGCTGGAGCCCAAGGAGAAACAGAAGTACACTGACATGGCCAAGGAG tacaaagaTGCCTTTATGAAGGCAAACCCGGGCTACAAGTGGTGTCCCACCACCAGCAAACCGGTAAAAAGCCCATCCTGTCAGCCAGTCAGCAACCCTCGCAAAAAAGTTTGGTCCTTCACTTCCAACCCATCCAAGGACTCGACCACTGCCAAAAAAGTGCCCAAACCTGACAACATGCCGCAGTTAAACTTTGCTATGGCAG ATCCTACAAAGATGGGAGGCCTGAGCATGCTGCTGTTGGCTGGAGAACATGCCCTCACAAACAGAGAG ATCCCTTCCAGCACTAAACCTAGTTTACCTGACACAGCCAGTGAAGGGAACTCCTTTCCAGGGGACAAGGAAGAG ATATTGTCTGGGACAATACCGAAGAGAGTGCCTGACAATACTAAAATCAGGGTCAAGTCTGCCCTTTCTCCACTGGCAGAG TCATCTTTGTCTGCGGCACCAGAAGGAAGACCATGCAGACAGTCCGCTCTCTTCCAGCTTGCTGAG ATGTGTTTAGCCTCTGAAGCCGGGAAGATGGACACAGTCGTCTCTCAGCCAGAGGACAGCTGCTCTACAGCCTCCCTCCAGCAAACCACAGTCAAGGCAGAGACCAAGGAGGAGAACGCAAACACTGACGACAGCCCTCCCTCCTCGCACACACTGGCTCACCTACCTTCGCTCTCCTCTTGTACTTCTACCTCCACTGATGCCATTCCCCCACAACTTAACAGCCAAAACGCACGTGTCAAAAAGAAGAGCAAGAAAAAAGATCCGACTAAGTCTAATGATTCCGAGGAGCTGGCTTGCTCACCAAATAAGATCATGAAAAAGTGTAATCATGCAGAAATAGATACAGACAGTGTCTTCAGTACTATTGAGGCGGTGGCCAAAGGGGTCTGGAAGGAACCTGAGGAGAAAGCAAAGAAGAAGATGCAGAGCAGCCCTGGTGGCATTGGAAACTCTGGTTTACCCAAAAAGAAGAGCAAGCCCAAAGTGAAGACCTCTGTCAAAGAACCTGAACCTGAAGAGGAAATGGAAGAAGGCACTGGGCAGTGTGGTCAACAAAACTCCTCTGATGTGGAAATGAAGGAAGAAATGACCGAGGCTAGCCCTAAGTCCGAGGCAGAAGAAACAAGTATAGGAAGCACAGAGATTCAGGAGTGTATGGCTGAACCTCCTCAGTCCCCCAGTTACCCCTCACCTACTAAACTCAAAGAGGAGGACAAGGGGAAGGAGAGGCTGAGCGAGGTGGAGTCCATCACAGAGAGCCGGGGGTCCAGGAAATCAGAGAGGAGCTGCAAAGGAGCCTTGTACAAAACGCTGGTCTCTGAGGGAATGCTCACTTCTCTGAGAGCCAACATCGACCGAG GTAAAAGAGGTGCTTTACGTGCTTCGGATCATGACGCGACCTGGAGTGATGACAGCTGGGCAGTTTCTCAGATGGGACCTAATAACCCCAAGAAGCTGAAAAAGTCCAAGTCCAAAGACGAGTCTTCGCAAGG CCTGGGGAAACTCGAGGAGGAGTTTGAGAAGAAGTTTAACAGCCTGCCACAGTACAGCCCCATGACGTTTGACAAGAAGGGCACAGCCATCGCAAAGAAGAAGAAAGCTGACAGCCCTGCAGCCCAGGAGGACATGTCTAAAACTGGCAAAG GGTCATCTCCATCTCAGAAAAAGACTTCATTCCACAAGATTGTTAGgaagcacaaacacaaaaaggagAAACCAGGTGCAGTGGACAAAG CGGTGGTACAAAGTGACTCCATGCTGGACTCAGCTTCAAAAGCCAAATCTTGTGCCCCTATTGCCACGATGTGCCCCGACATCCAGGGCACCGCTAGTATGGAGATGTTAGTTGGTAGCCAGAAGAGGAAGGCTAGGAAGACCAAGATCACACACTTGGTGCGCACAGCTGACGGCAGTGTGTCTCCAGCTGAGG agGACAAAACTAGGGACCTGATCCAGGAACAGGATAAGAAGCCATTACCCCAACAGAATTTATGCAATGAAAAAGGGTGCTACAGTAATCCCAGAGCAGAGGAGGCAGAAAGGAGCACCGTACCACAAGAGCTGCCCGCTTTCTTCAGTTTGGCAGCACTCGCTGAGGTAGCAGCCATGGAAAACGTTCACAG AGGCCAGAGAGGCTTGGCTGAGACTCAGAAGAAAGAGCTTGCCCAGACTCCGGTCCTCATCTCCTGCGCTGATCAGTGA
- the bbx gene encoding HMG box transcription factor BBX isoform X1: MKGGGRGKEPPVAGEVAGKRPKRKCLQWHPLLSKKALDFSEEEEEEDEEELEKQPLLCDQDQGSQVQCGSTTEEVEEDSTEQRARRPMNAFLLFCKRHRSLVRQEHPRLDNRGATKILADWWAVLEPKEKQKYTDMAKEYKDAFMKANPGYKWCPTTSKPVKSPSCQPVSNPRKKVWSFTSNPSKDSTTAKKVPKPDNMPQLNFAMADPTKMGGLSMLLLAGEHALTNREIPSSTKPSLPDTASEGNSFPGDKEEILSGTIPKRVPDNTKIRVKSALSPLAESSLSAAPEGRPCRQSALFQLAEMCLASEAGKMDTVVSQPEDSCSTASLQQTTVKAETKEENANTDDSPPSSHTLAHLPSLSSCTSTSTDAIPPQLNSQNARVKKKSKKKDPTKSNDSEELACSPNKIMKKCNHAEIDTDSVFSTIEAVAKGVWKEPEEKAKKKMQSSPGGIGNSGLPKKKSKPKVKTSVKEPEPEEEMEEGTGQCGQQNSSDVEMKEEMTEASPKSEAEETSIGSTEIQECMAEPPQSPSYPSPTKLKEEDKGKERLSEVESITESRGSRKSERSCKGALYKTLVSEGMLTSLRANIDRGKRGALRASDHDATWSDDSWAVSQMGPNNPKKLKKSKSKDESSQGLGKLEEEFEKKFNSLPQYSPMTFDKKGTAIAKKKKADSPAAQEDMSKTGKGSSPSQKKTSFHKIVRKHKHKKEKPGAVDKAVVQSDSMLDSASKAKSCAPIATMCPDIQGTASMEMLVGSQKRKARKTKITHLVRTADGSVSPAEEDKTRDLIQEQDKKPLPQQNLCNEKGCYSNPRAEEAERSTVPQELPAFFSLAALAEVAAMENVHRGQRGLAETQKKELAQTPVLISCADQ, encoded by the exons ATGAAGGGTGGAGGAAGGGGAAAGGAGCCACCAGTTGCGGGAGAGGTCGCAGGCAAGCGCCCAAAACGCAAATGCCTGCAGTGGCACCCACTTCTCTCCAAAAAAGCTCTGGATTTCtctgaggaggaagaagaggaagatgaagaggagctGGAGAAG CAGCCGCTGCTGTGCGACCAGGACCAGGGGTCTCAGGTGCAATGTGGAAGCACAacagaggaagtggaggaggattCCACTGAACAGCGGGCTCGGCGGCCAATGAATGCCTTCCTCCTCTTCTGCAAGCGCCACCGCTCGCTGGTGCGGCAGGAACACCCTCGCCTGGATAACCGAGGGGCCACTAAGATCCTGGCTGACTGGTGGGCAGTGCTGGAGCCCAAGGAGAAACAGAAGTACACTGACATGGCCAAGGAG tacaaagaTGCCTTTATGAAGGCAAACCCGGGCTACAAGTGGTGTCCCACCACCAGCAAACCGGTAAAAAGCCCATCCTGTCAGCCAGTCAGCAACCCTCGCAAAAAAGTTTGGTCCTTCACTTCCAACCCATCCAAGGACTCGACCACTGCCAAAAAAGTGCCCAAACCTGACAACATGCCGCAGTTAAACTTTGCTATGGCAG ATCCTACAAAGATGGGAGGCCTGAGCATGCTGCTGTTGGCTGGAGAACATGCCCTCACAAACAGAGAG ATCCCTTCCAGCACTAAACCTAGTTTACCTGACACAGCCAGTGAAGGGAACTCCTTTCCAGGGGACAAGGAAGAG ATATTGTCTGGGACAATACCGAAGAGAGTGCCTGACAATACTAAAATCAGGGTCAAGTCTGCCCTTTCTCCACTGGCAGAG TCATCTTTGTCTGCGGCACCAGAAGGAAGACCATGCAGACAGTCCGCTCTCTTCCAGCTTGCTGAG ATGTGTTTAGCCTCTGAAGCCGGGAAGATGGACACAGTCGTCTCTCAGCCAGAGGACAGCTGCTCTACAGCCTCCCTCCAGCAAACCACAGTCAAGGCAGAGACCAAGGAGGAGAACGCAAACACTGACGACAGCCCTCCCTCCTCGCACACACTGGCTCACCTACCTTCGCTCTCCTCTTGTACTTCTACCTCCACTGATGCCATTCCCCCACAACTTAACAGCCAAAACGCACGTGTCAAAAAGAAGAGCAAGAAAAAAGATCCGACTAAGTCTAATGATTCCGAGGAGCTGGCTTGCTCACCAAATAAGATCATGAAAAAGTGTAATCATGCAGAAATAGATACAGACAGTGTCTTCAGTACTATTGAGGCGGTGGCCAAAGGGGTCTGGAAGGAACCTGAGGAGAAAGCAAAGAAGAAGATGCAGAGCAGCCCTGGTGGCATTGGAAACTCTGGTTTACCCAAAAAGAAGAGCAAGCCCAAAGTGAAGACCTCTGTCAAAGAACCTGAACCTGAAGAGGAAATGGAAGAAGGCACTGGGCAGTGTGGTCAACAAAACTCCTCTGATGTGGAAATGAAGGAAGAAATGACCGAGGCTAGCCCTAAGTCCGAGGCAGAAGAAACAAGTATAGGAAGCACAGAGATTCAGGAGTGTATGGCTGAACCTCCTCAGTCCCCCAGTTACCCCTCACCTACTAAACTCAAAGAGGAGGACAAGGGGAAGGAGAGGCTGAGCGAGGTGGAGTCCATCACAGAGAGCCGGGGGTCCAGGAAATCAGAGAGGAGCTGCAAAGGAGCCTTGTACAAAACGCTGGTCTCTGAGGGAATGCTCACTTCTCTGAGAGCCAACATCGACCGAG GTAAAAGAGGTGCTTTACGTGCTTCGGATCATGACGCGACCTGGAGTGATGACAGCTGGGCAGTTTCTCAGATGGGACCTAATAACCCCAAGAAGCTGAAAAAGTCCAAGTCCAAAGACGAGTCTTCGCAAGG CCTGGGGAAACTCGAGGAGGAGTTTGAGAAGAAGTTTAACAGCCTGCCACAGTACAGCCCCATGACGTTTGACAAGAAGGGCACAGCCATCGCAAAGAAGAAGAAAGCTGACAGCCCTGCAGCCCAGGAGGACATGTCTAAAACTGGCAAAG GGTCATCTCCATCTCAGAAAAAGACTTCATTCCACAAGATTGTTAGgaagcacaaacacaaaaaggagAAACCAGGTGCAGTGGACAAAG CGGTGGTACAAAGTGACTCCATGCTGGACTCAGCTTCAAAAGCCAAATCTTGTGCCCCTATTGCCACGATGTGCCCCGACATCCAGGGCACCGCTAGTATGGAGATGTTAGTTGGTAGCCAGAAGAGGAAGGCTAGGAAGACCAAGATCACACACTTGGTGCGCACAGCTGACGGCAGTGTGTCTCCAGCTGAGG agGACAAAACTAGGGACCTGATCCAGGAACAGGATAAGAAGCCATTACCCCAACAGAATTTATGCAATGAAAAAGGGTGCTACAGTAATCCCAGAGCAGAGGAGGCAGAAAGGAGCACCGTACCACAAGAGCTGCCCGCTTTCTTCAGTTTGGCAGCACTCGCTGAGGTAGCAGCCATGGAAAACGTTCACAG AGGCCAGAGAGGCTTGGCTGAGACTCAGAAGAAAGAGCTTGCCCAGACTCCGGTCCTCATCTCCTGCGCTGATCAGTGA